A region of Leishmania panamensis strain MHOM/PA/94/PSC-1 chromosome 33 sequence DNA encodes the following proteins:
- a CDS encoding h1 histone-like protein (TriTrypDB/GeneDB-style sysID: LpmP.33.3370), which produces MFRFTLRNLARKAPAKAGSKIAATVSTATAAYHTAPAVAQTGVNIPPIPGVRSVRAFRSQKMAALQPQPVLPAGKKAAAPKDPKQVKAAVKPRSSKKTMAPEKTAVLVKELQAKKTKTPKIAAKVISKRAKVRKVRK; this is translated from the coding sequence ATGTTCCGCTTCACGCTCCGCAACCTTGCCCGCAAGGCTCCCGCCAAGGCTGGGAGCAAGATTGCTGCCACcgtctccaccgccaccgccgcctacCACACTGCGCCGGCTGTTGCTCAGACGGGGGTGAACATTCCGCCGATCCCGGGAGTGCGCAGCGTCCGCGCGTTCCGCTCGCAGAAAATGGCCGCATTGCAGCCGCAGCCTGTACTCCCTGCCGGCAAGAAGGCCGCTGCCCCAAAAGATCCGAAGCAGGTCAAAGCGGCTGTGAAGCCTCGATCATCGAAGAAGACCATGGCGCCAGAGAAGACCGCTGTGCTCGTGAAGGAGCTTCAGGCGAAGAAGACCAAGACGCCAAAAATCGCCGCTAAAGTGATCTCCAAGCGGGCTAAAGTCAGAAAGGTGCGCAAGTAA